A window of the Methanoregula sp. UBA64 genome harbors these coding sequences:
- a CDS encoding cation:proton antiporter — MQNLDLILTLTGAFLAALIFGYITHRLGLSPIVGYLFAGIMVSPHTPGFVANADFAQQLAEIGVILLMFGVGLQFKVKEFWSVRWIALPGALIQSLVTATLGAFVMHLLGWAWPAAIVFGLAISVASTVVMTRVLSDNNEIHTQTGHIALGWLVVEDLFTIFVLVLLPILFGPDGAGTAGILPAFGLTAIKIVLLVAFTFVVGGWVIPRILANIADTHSRELFTLAILAIALSLAVGSAYLFDVSMALGAFLAGMIVGQSDFSLRAATDAIPLRDAFAVLFFVSVGMLFDWGSLIQTPGLVLVTLAIILIGKPLVAFAVVIFLKYPLKTALSVALVLSQIGEFSFILATMGAGLDILPAQAQNILVAAAIISITLNPLLFRAGGGIERWLDRHAPGLTAWINTRCGPGADTGGQEVPRPGTARAIVVGYGPVGRTVTRLLGENGISVTVVELNLQTMQELRSQGIPAVYGDATKIRTLAEAGAATAAVLVISVPDLREGIAVLREVREINPKIRIIARTTYLAEQNNLVAAGADVIFSDEGEMALSVTELILRESGATPEQIDRERRRVHENLYRASAKPADERT; from the coding sequence GTGCAGAACCTCGACCTGATCCTGACGTTGACCGGGGCCTTCTTAGCAGCGCTCATCTTCGGGTATATCACCCACCGTCTCGGCCTCTCCCCAATCGTGGGGTACCTCTTTGCCGGGATCATGGTAAGCCCGCACACCCCGGGCTTTGTGGCAAACGCCGACTTTGCCCAGCAGCTCGCCGAGATCGGCGTAATCCTCCTCATGTTCGGGGTCGGCCTCCAGTTCAAGGTAAAGGAGTTCTGGTCCGTACGCTGGATCGCTCTCCCCGGGGCGCTGATCCAGAGCCTGGTGACCGCAACGCTCGGGGCGTTTGTCATGCATCTCCTTGGCTGGGCCTGGCCGGCAGCGATCGTCTTTGGCCTTGCAATATCGGTGGCGAGCACCGTGGTCATGACCCGGGTCCTCTCGGACAACAACGAGATCCACACCCAGACCGGCCATATCGCGCTCGGCTGGCTCGTGGTAGAAGATCTCTTTACCATCTTTGTGCTCGTGCTGCTGCCGATCCTCTTTGGCCCGGATGGCGCCGGCACCGCCGGGATCCTGCCGGCGTTCGGGTTGACCGCGATAAAGATCGTCCTCCTGGTGGCCTTTACCTTTGTGGTCGGGGGCTGGGTGATCCCCCGAATACTCGCGAATATTGCCGACACTCATTCCCGCGAGCTCTTCACGCTTGCCATCCTTGCAATAGCCCTCTCCCTTGCGGTCGGCTCGGCCTACCTGTTCGATGTCTCGATGGCTTTGGGAGCGTTCCTTGCCGGGATGATTGTCGGGCAGTCGGACTTCAGCCTGCGGGCAGCGACCGATGCGATCCCCTTACGGGACGCCTTTGCCGTGCTCTTCTTTGTCTCGGTCGGGATGCTCTTTGACTGGGGGAGCCTGATCCAGACGCCGGGCCTTGTGCTTGTAACGCTTGCCATCATCCTTATCGGAAAACCGCTGGTGGCATTTGCCGTTGTCATCTTCTTAAAATATCCGCTCAAAACCGCACTCTCGGTGGCGCTTGTCCTCTCCCAGATCGGGGAGTTCTCCTTTATCCTTGCTACTATGGGGGCAGGCCTGGATATCCTCCCGGCCCAGGCCCAGAACATCCTCGTTGCCGCAGCCATCATCTCGATCACGCTCAACCCGCTCCTCTTCCGGGCCGGCGGGGGGATCGAGCGCTGGCTCGACCGTCATGCCCCCGGCCTTACCGCCTGGATCAATACCCGGTGCGGACCCGGGGCAGATACCGGGGGACAGGAAGTTCCCCGGCCTGGCACCGCCCGTGCTATTGTGGTGGGGTACGGCCCGGTGGGCCGGACCGTGACCCGGCTCCTCGGGGAGAACGGGATCAGCGTGACCGTTGTCGAGCTCAACCTCCAGACCATGCAGGAGCTCAGGTCGCAGGGTATCCCGGCGGTGTACGGGGATGCCACGAAGATTCGGACGCTCGCCGAAGCAGGCGCTGCTACGGCTGCGGTCCTCGTGATCAGCGTCCCCGATCTTCGGGAAGGTATCGCGGTGCTCCGGGAAGTGCGGGAGATCAACCCGAAGATCCGGATCATTGCCCGGACCACGTACCTTGCTGAACAAAACAATCTCGTGGCTGCCGGGGCGGACGTTATCTTCTCGGACGAGGGGGAGATGGCGCTCTCGGTGACCGAGCTGATCCTCCGGGAATCCGGGGCAACGCCCGAGCAGATCGACCGGGAGCGCCGGCGCGTCCACGAGAACCTGTACCGGGCCTCCGCAAAGCCTGCCGATGAGCGGACATAA
- a CDS encoding GNAT family N-acetyltransferase, producing the protein MVFSLNTGRLVLEDMNQQDLAAMQRIACDRSVMKFVLIWLENEDQVAGFVQHAIDEAARPDRHDYVLAIREPATGDFAGFVLFEIDPEEPTTAEAGCILRPEYWKAGYATEILRSLLAFGFGTLSLHRVFAKCDQENHASAHVLEKCGLAYEGTLREHVWLRDHWRSTRYYGMLDQEYRSG; encoded by the coding sequence ATGGTTTTTTCCTTAAACACCGGGCGGCTGGTCCTTGAAGATATGAACCAGCAGGACCTTGCCGCCATGCAGCGTATCGCCTGCGACCGCAGCGTCATGAAATTCGTGCTCATCTGGCTCGAAAACGAGGATCAGGTGGCAGGCTTTGTGCAGCATGCAATCGACGAGGCAGCCCGGCCAGACCGGCACGACTACGTGCTCGCGATCAGGGAACCGGCGACCGGTGACTTTGCCGGCTTTGTGCTCTTCGAGATCGATCCCGAAGAGCCGACAACGGCTGAGGCGGGCTGTATCCTCCGGCCGGAGTACTGGAAGGCCGGTTATGCCACCGAGATTCTTCGGTCGCTCCTGGCGTTTGGGTTCGGGACGCTTTCCCTCCACCGGGTCTTTGCGAAATGCGATCAGGAAAACCATGCATCAGCTCACGTGCTGGAGAAGTGCGGCCTTGCGTATGAGGGGACGCTCCGCGAGCATGTCTGGCTCCGGGACCACTGGCGCTCGACCCGGTATTACGGGATGCTTGACCAGGAATACCGGTCCGGATAA
- a CDS encoding transcription elongation factor Spt5 produces MAMTPEPTIPSAAPAVPAEPEVFNNRIFAIKTTSKQERTVADNILKAIETKATDIKVTSIIVPNELQGYVLVETPEQRNRIEQLVEMTAHARALAKGQTTLAEVGHFLIPKPVVAGIDEGTIVELIAGPFKGEKAVVKRVDSAKEEITVELYESVVPIPITVRGDNVRVVDKNVDQ; encoded by the coding sequence ATGGCCATGACTCCGGAACCTACCATCCCTTCAGCCGCACCGGCGGTCCCTGCCGAGCCTGAGGTTTTCAATAACCGGATCTTCGCGATCAAGACCACCTCCAAGCAGGAACGCACGGTAGCCGACAATATCTTAAAAGCCATCGAGACCAAAGCGACCGATATCAAGGTCACCTCCATCATCGTCCCGAACGAGCTCCAGGGCTACGTCCTTGTCGAGACCCCCGAGCAGCGCAACCGTATCGAACAGCTCGTCGAGATGACCGCCCATGCCCGGGCGCTTGCAAAAGGCCAGACCACGCTTGCCGAAGTCGGGCATTTCCTGATCCCGAAACCGGTGGTCGCCGGTATCGACGAAGGCACGATCGTCGAACTGATCGCCGGGCCGTTCAAGGGCGAGAAGGCGGTTGTCAAGCGCGTTGACTCTGCAAAAGAAGAGATTACGGTCGAACTGTACGAGAGCGTTGTCCCGATCCCGATCACGGTGCGGGGCGACAATGTCCGCGTGGTCGACAAGAACGTCGACCAGTAA
- a CDS encoding protein translocase SEC61 complex subunit gamma, whose product MEISKPDIKVDVHEELFRKYLRVLKLARTPTREEFTKIATVAAAGILLIGLIGFIIYVIFDHKTLLGF is encoded by the coding sequence ATGGAAATTTCAAAGCCGGATATCAAAGTTGACGTGCACGAGGAGCTTTTCCGTAAATATCTTCGTGTGTTAAAGCTCGCGCGCACCCCCACTCGGGAGGAGTTTACCAAGATCGCGACCGTAGCAGCGGCCGGGATCCTCCTCATCGGGCTGATTGGATTTATTATCTACGTGATCTTCGACCACAAGACGCTCTTAGGGTTTTAA
- the ftsZ gene encoding cell division protein FtsZ — translation MRSIVEEALTKARDETAAPSQNNEDLDQILSELKTEITVIGCGGSGSNTITRMMEEGIHGAKLAAINTDAQHLIRTHADQRMLIGRQRTRGLGAGSIPQIGEEAALENEQEIRALVSGCDMVFITVGLGGGTGTGSAPVVAKAARDEGALTIAVVTLPFASEGAIRLENAQAGLERLRDVADTVIVVPNDRLLEVVPKLPLSAAFKVSDEVLMRAVKGITELITMPGLVNLDFADVRTVMERGGVAMIGMGESDSEDKAADSVKKAIRSPLLDVDISGATAALVNVVGGPDMTMAEAEGVVQEVYSRVDPNARIIWGAQVDPTMANKMRTLLVVTGVRSPQIYGRNEKLTPKVQKQFEIDFLK, via the coding sequence ATGAGATCGATTGTTGAAGAGGCACTCACCAAGGCGAGGGACGAGACAGCTGCGCCTTCGCAGAATAACGAGGATCTTGATCAGATCTTAAGCGAACTCAAGACCGAGATCACCGTGATCGGCTGCGGGGGCAGCGGGTCAAACACCATCACCCGCATGATGGAAGAGGGGATCCACGGTGCGAAGCTTGCCGCCATCAACACGGATGCCCAGCACCTGATCCGGACCCATGCCGACCAGCGCATGCTGATCGGCCGGCAGCGGACAAGAGGCCTCGGGGCCGGCTCTATCCCGCAGATCGGGGAAGAGGCGGCGCTTGAGAACGAGCAGGAGATCCGCGCCCTGGTCTCGGGCTGCGACATGGTCTTCATCACGGTCGGCCTTGGCGGCGGTACCGGGACCGGGTCGGCCCCGGTCGTGGCAAAAGCTGCCCGGGACGAAGGTGCGCTCACGATTGCGGTCGTCACCCTGCCGTTTGCCTCCGAGGGTGCGATACGGCTCGAGAATGCCCAGGCCGGCCTCGAACGCCTCCGGGATGTGGCGGATACGGTCATTGTGGTCCCGAACGACCGCCTGCTCGAAGTCGTCCCCAAGCTCCCGCTCTCCGCAGCGTTCAAGGTCTCGGACGAGGTGCTCATGCGGGCGGTAAAAGGCATCACCGAGCTCATTACGATGCCGGGCCTCGTGAACCTGGACTTTGCCGATGTGCGCACGGTCATGGAGCGCGGGGGCGTTGCCATGATCGGTATGGGCGAAAGCGACAGCGAGGACAAGGCGGCAGACTCGGTCAAAAAGGCGATCCGCTCCCCGCTCCTTGACGTGGACATCTCCGGCGCGACCGCCGCGCTCGTGAATGTGGTCGGCGGCCCGGACATGACCATGGCAGAAGCCGAAGGGGTTGTGCAGGAAGTCTACTCGCGCGTTGACCCGAATGCCCGGATCATCTGGGGCGCCCAGGTAGACCCGACGATGGCAAACAAGATGCGGACCCTCCTGGTTGTTACGGGCGTACGGTCACCACAAATATATGGTCGCAATGAGAAACTTACCCCCAAAGTACAGAAACAGTTTGAGATCGATTTTCTCAAGTGA
- a CDS encoding D-aminoacyl-tRNA deacylase yields MKVALVNSRQDLAGCTIRRSIEELMREGNVPDTGRTYEFFEVDGRLIHAEGADAGTRADLVIFLSRHSSVNPVPVLTVHVTGNYGVAELGGSPATLAPAAPAMMHAVLRSLARHCPEGYRVSYEVTHHGPTTLSLPSFFVEIGSTIKEWGDPVAGRAVAEAVLDAVPLADAVPLIGFGGTHYAVRETEIALATRGAFGHIASSQRQVPAIDEAMARQMIEKSGAVAAYVDRKSLSRSDLDRIGGILDRLGMVRLSESEISSLGRLPWETYCRVRELAATLGSGTRCYVHALCGEGLPEILSLDPVLVAEAAKAGEAELLLGLSAIPVVHLATQDNRLLPQFIAFSKNSSEIINALNTLCVKIIRNREITATENDYLIIKRVRFDPEKARILGIPAGPAYRQLATGQAVEYGGRVIAPDEVSVATETRIHIPGLENHS; encoded by the coding sequence ATGAAGGTTGCCCTGGTAAATTCCCGGCAGGACCTGGCCGGATGTACGATCCGGCGCAGCATCGAAGAGCTCATGCGGGAAGGGAATGTTCCGGATACGGGGCGGACGTACGAGTTCTTCGAAGTTGACGGCCGGCTCATCCACGCGGAGGGGGCAGATGCCGGCACCAGGGCGGATCTCGTGATCTTCCTCTCCCGGCATTCAAGCGTGAACCCGGTGCCGGTGCTCACGGTCCATGTCACCGGCAATTACGGGGTTGCGGAGCTTGGCGGGAGCCCGGCAACGCTTGCCCCGGCCGCACCCGCGATGATGCACGCGGTCCTGCGGTCGCTTGCCCGGCACTGCCCGGAGGGATACCGGGTCTCGTACGAGGTCACGCACCACGGCCCGACCACGCTTTCCCTTCCCTCGTTCTTTGTCGAGATCGGGAGCACAATAAAAGAATGGGGCGACCCGGTGGCCGGTCGGGCGGTGGCAGAAGCCGTGCTCGATGCCGTACCCCTTGCCGATGCCGTGCCGCTCATCGGTTTTGGCGGGACGCACTATGCGGTGCGGGAGACCGAGATCGCGCTTGCCACACGGGGGGCGTTCGGCCACATTGCGAGTTCCCAGCGGCAGGTACCGGCAATTGACGAGGCAATGGCCCGGCAGATGATCGAAAAGAGCGGGGCGGTTGCCGCGTATGTCGACCGGAAATCTCTCTCCCGCAGCGATCTCGACCGCATCGGCGGGATCCTTGACCGGCTCGGTATGGTGCGGCTCTCGGAAAGCGAGATCTCCTCCCTTGGCCGGCTCCCCTGGGAGACCTACTGCCGGGTACGGGAACTCGCCGCCACGCTCGGGTCCGGGACCCGGTGTTATGTCCATGCCCTTTGCGGGGAAGGACTGCCCGAGATCCTCTCCCTTGACCCGGTGCTCGTGGCAGAGGCGGCAAAGGCCGGGGAGGCAGAACTTCTTTTGGGCCTCTCTGCGATCCCGGTCGTCCACCTGGCCACGCAGGACAACCGGTTACTCCCGCAATTCATTGCATTTTCCAAAAATTCTTCGGAAATAATAAATGCTTTAAATACATTGTGCGTGAAAATCATACGTAACAGGGAAATCACTGCGACGGAGAATGATTACCTGATCATCAAGAGGGTCCGGTTTGACCCCGAAAAAGCGCGCATACTGGGGATACCGGCCGGCCCAGCCTACCGGCAGCTTGCCACCGGGCAGGCGGTCGAATATGGCGGCCGGGTCATTGCTCCGGACGAAGTCTCTGTCGCAACCGAGACCAGGATCCACATCCCGGGACTGGAGAACCATTCATGA
- the glp gene encoding gephyrin-like molybdotransferase Glp, translating into MSLFLSVVPVSRAVEVAKSLAVPLHAETVPLDEARERVLAADIISDIDIPGFTRSVMDGYAVLAADTAGAGDAAPAVLSLRGRVMMGSATEHEILPGECIYLPTGGILPAGADAVVMAENTEPFGDSILVKKPAADGENIIRYNEDFKKGETVLNKGRRLSAQDLGVLAAVGCDQVPVTKRPRIGIISTGNELVPVTQVPAAGQVRDVNSFVIAAFVRDHGCIPVRYGIVRDDRETFAATVQKAAGECDAVLISGGSSKDDRDMTAAVIAGMGEVFVHGVAIAPGKPTVIGRAGTVPAIGLPGHPAATFVVLLAIARHLLDGMTGNAAPDPVTIPATLAINVPSTKGREDFLRVTLKDGVATPLFGKSGLLNTLARSNGILRVPAESEGFEKGSRVEIIPW; encoded by the coding sequence ATGAGCCTTTTCTTGTCCGTTGTCCCGGTAAGCAGGGCCGTCGAAGTTGCAAAAAGCCTTGCAGTCCCGCTGCACGCAGAGACGGTTCCCCTCGATGAGGCCCGGGAACGCGTGCTTGCCGCGGATATTATCTCGGATATCGATATCCCGGGGTTCACCCGCTCGGTCATGGACGGGTATGCGGTACTGGCGGCGGATACCGCGGGGGCCGGGGATGCTGCGCCGGCGGTCCTCTCCCTGAGGGGCCGGGTCATGATGGGATCTGCCACGGAACACGAGATCCTGCCGGGCGAATGCATCTACCTCCCGACCGGCGGGATCCTCCCCGCGGGCGCCGATGCGGTCGTGATGGCCGAGAACACCGAGCCGTTCGGGGACAGTATTCTTGTAAAGAAACCGGCTGCCGATGGCGAGAACATCATCCGCTATAACGAGGATTTCAAAAAGGGCGAAACGGTCCTCAATAAAGGCCGCCGGCTTTCGGCGCAAGACCTCGGCGTCCTTGCCGCGGTCGGCTGCGATCAGGTCCCGGTCACAAAACGGCCGCGGATCGGCATCATTTCGACGGGAAACGAGCTCGTGCCGGTCACGCAGGTTCCGGCAGCCGGGCAGGTCCGCGATGTCAACAGTTTTGTTATCGCAGCCTTTGTCCGTGACCACGGCTGCATCCCGGTCCGGTACGGGATCGTCCGTGACGACCGCGAGACCTTTGCCGCGACCGTACAAAAGGCTGCGGGAGAATGCGATGCGGTTTTGATCTCCGGGGGGAGCTCGAAAGACGACCGGGACATGACCGCGGCCGTGATCGCCGGTATGGGCGAGGTCTTCGTCCACGGCGTTGCAATCGCGCCGGGCAAGCCCACGGTGATCGGCCGGGCCGGCACGGTGCCGGCGATCGGCCTGCCCGGCCACCCGGCCGCAACCTTTGTGGTGCTCCTCGCCATTGCCCGGCACCTGCTCGACGGGATGACCGGGAACGCTGCGCCGGACCCGGTGACGATTCCCGCAACCCTTGCAATCAACGTGCCCTCGACAAAGGGGCGCGAAGACTTCCTCAGAGTCACCCTCAAAGACGGCGTGGCAACCCCGCTCTTCGGGAAGTCCGGCCTCCTAAACACCCTGGCCCGGAGTAACGGCATCCTCCGGGTCCCGGCAGAGAGCGAGGGCTTTGAGAAGGGAAGCCGGGTTGAGATTATTCCCTGGTAA
- a CDS encoding aldehyde dehydrogenase family protein: MEQSPYPVLIGGKKKVTQEIAKVRFPYTGEVYAEVCQAGPVEIKEAVAAASRGFEETRVLSTHARARILDTLACRIHERSGELAEVLVMEGGKTRKFAATEVARAETTVRTAAEEAKRIYGEIIPLDWGSESEGRTGYLRRFPLGPVLGIVPFNFPLNLACHKLAPAIAAGNSVILKPSSATPVSSLLLGDMAVEAGLPPDAISVLPCPVGRAEQLAKDPRIAYLSFTGSCPVGWHLREIAGRKKVCLELGGNAAVIVHEDANLAYAASRIATGGFTNAGQVCISVQRVLIHRPVYDKARDLILAAASKLVFGDPRDPATDIGPMLDRIKAEQAYAKVQDAVRQGARCLCGGTLEGTMFAPTILEGTSPGMRVNCEEVFAPVISLVPYDTFEEAVRLANDGEYGLQAGIFTQDIDRAFSAFEEMEVGCVQVNDIPTFRADHMPYGGTKGSGTGREGPRYAIEEMTEQRLLVINRQGGA, encoded by the coding sequence ATGGAACAGTCGCCCTACCCGGTCCTTATCGGGGGAAAGAAGAAGGTAACGCAGGAGATTGCAAAGGTCCGGTTCCCCTACACCGGCGAGGTGTATGCAGAGGTCTGCCAGGCCGGACCGGTCGAGATCAAGGAAGCGGTAGCCGCGGCCTCGCGGGGGTTTGAGGAGACCCGCGTGCTCTCCACCCACGCCCGGGCCCGGATTCTCGATACCCTTGCCTGCCGGATCCACGAACGATCCGGCGAGCTCGCGGAAGTCCTGGTGATGGAAGGCGGCAAGACCCGAAAGTTTGCCGCAACGGAAGTTGCCCGGGCAGAGACTACGGTCCGGACCGCGGCAGAGGAGGCAAAGAGGATCTATGGCGAGATCATCCCCCTTGACTGGGGGAGCGAGAGCGAGGGCCGGACCGGCTACCTGCGGCGCTTCCCGCTCGGGCCGGTGCTCGGGATCGTGCCGTTCAATTTTCCCTTGAATCTCGCCTGCCACAAGCTCGCCCCGGCAATTGCGGCCGGGAACTCCGTGATCCTCAAGCCCTCGTCCGCGACCCCGGTATCGAGCCTGCTCCTCGGGGATATGGCCGTTGAAGCCGGGCTGCCGCCCGATGCCATCAGCGTCCTCCCCTGCCCGGTCGGCCGGGCAGAGCAGCTGGCAAAAGATCCCCGGATCGCGTACCTCTCGTTTACCGGCAGCTGCCCGGTCGGGTGGCACCTGCGGGAGATCGCGGGAAGGAAGAAGGTGTGCCTCGAACTGGGCGGGAACGCGGCCGTGATCGTGCACGAGGATGCAAACCTCGCGTACGCGGCGTCGCGGATCGCCACCGGCGGGTTTACCAATGCCGGGCAGGTCTGCATCTCGGTACAGCGCGTCCTCATCCACCGGCCGGTGTACGACAAGGCCCGCGACCTGATCCTTGCCGCGGCCAGCAAGCTCGTCTTCGGGGACCCCCGGGACCCGGCAACCGATATCGGCCCGATGCTCGACCGTATCAAGGCCGAACAGGCATATGCAAAGGTGCAGGATGCCGTCCGGCAGGGAGCCCGCTGCCTCTGCGGCGGCACGCTCGAAGGCACGATGTTTGCCCCGACGATCCTTGAAGGCACCAGTCCCGGCATGCGGGTGAACTGCGAGGAGGTCTTTGCCCCGGTGATCTCGCTTGTCCCGTACGACACGTTCGAAGAGGCGGTACGGCTGGCAAACGATGGCGAGTACGGGCTCCAGGCCGGGATCTTCACGCAGGATATCGACCGGGCGTTCTCTGCCTTCGAGGAGATGGAGGTGGGCTGCGTGCAGGTAAACGACATCCCCACGTTCCGGGCCGACCACATGCCGTACGGCGGAACCAAGGGTTCCGGCACCGGCCGCGAAGGGCCGCGGTACGCGATAGAAGAGATGACCGAACAGCGCCTGCTCGTGATCAACCGGCAGGGCGGGGCATAA
- a CDS encoding hybrid sensor histidine kinase/response regulator, protein MYRILCVDDEPAILELSKLFLERTENFSVDTAESAADAIRKLSSEPCDAVVSDYQMPGMDGLAFLREIRKVHGDLPFILFTGRGREEVVIRAIDCGVDFYLQKGGDQKAQYAELAHKLKKAIDRRRAWESVRASEEKYRELVENANNIILKCDRNGNLTFFNEYAQQFFGFSSEEILGRSLVGTIVPPTESESERDLANLLAEIVRSPGAYAHNENENIKKNGERVWIQWWNKPLFDAEGEFTGMLCIGTDMTAQKKIALALKESEERYRFLVENAPLAISVIQGEYVRFMNRFGLDAVGYTLDEVLSRPYLEFTHPDDRELVSANHNHQIHGRSKGSLYSFRLRTKSGLSRWFDVKSVAVTWGGEPSSLNYYTDVSDRKSIEDTLQAVNGKLLLLSRVTRHDFSNQLSALRGFLDLSKAHVGDSGRLDGYLNRMDSIAGTLAEQLRFTRDYGEVGLMSPKWLSLKEIFTHVAAQLPLEDVVLSLPQKDTEIYVDPLFSKVSYNLIEDSLRYGGRQLSRISVTTGPGDHGTCIVYEDNGVGVPGEDKERIFEMGFGKNTGFGLFLSREILALNGITITETGTPGEGARFEIFVPERSCREPAA, encoded by the coding sequence ATGTACCGTATCCTCTGCGTCGATGACGAACCGGCCATCCTTGAACTCTCGAAGCTGTTCCTGGAGCGGACCGAAAATTTTAGCGTTGACACCGCAGAGTCGGCAGCAGATGCAATCCGGAAGCTCTCGTCGGAACCCTGCGATGCCGTTGTCTCCGATTACCAGATGCCGGGGATGGACGGTCTCGCGTTCCTCCGGGAGATCCGTAAGGTGCATGGCGATCTCCCGTTTATCCTTTTCACCGGCCGGGGCCGGGAGGAGGTAGTTATACGTGCCATCGACTGCGGCGTGGATTTCTATCTCCAGAAAGGCGGCGACCAGAAAGCACAGTACGCCGAGCTGGCGCACAAGCTCAAAAAAGCGATCGATCGCAGGAGGGCGTGGGAATCGGTACGGGCAAGCGAGGAGAAGTACCGCGAGCTTGTCGAGAATGCGAATAATATCATCTTAAAGTGCGACCGCAACGGGAATCTTACGTTCTTTAACGAGTACGCCCAGCAGTTTTTCGGGTTCTCCAGCGAAGAGATCCTTGGCCGGTCTCTGGTGGGCACCATTGTCCCGCCCACGGAGTCAGAATCGGAGCGGGACCTTGCAAACCTGCTCGCAGAGATCGTGCGCAGTCCCGGGGCCTATGCCCACAATGAGAACGAGAATATCAAAAAGAACGGCGAACGGGTCTGGATCCAGTGGTGGAACAAGCCCCTGTTCGATGCAGAGGGTGAATTTACCGGGATGCTGTGCATCGGCACCGACATGACCGCGCAAAAAAAGATCGCGCTGGCGCTCAAAGAGAGCGAGGAGCGGTACCGGTTCCTGGTAGAAAATGCGCCCCTGGCGATCTCGGTCATCCAGGGGGAGTATGTCCGGTTCATGAACCGGTTCGGGCTGGATGCCGTGGGATACACGCTGGACGAGGTTCTCTCGCGACCGTACCTGGAATTTACCCATCCCGATGACCGGGAACTGGTATCCGCAAATCATAACCACCAGATCCATGGCCGCAGCAAAGGAAGTCTCTACTCGTTCCGGCTCCGCACGAAGTCTGGCCTTTCGCGCTGGTTCGATGTAAAATCGGTGGCCGTTACCTGGGGCGGGGAACCTTCGTCGCTGAATTACTATACCGATGTCTCCGACCGCAAAAGCATCGAGGACACCCTCCAGGCAGTCAACGGGAAACTGCTCCTCCTCTCGCGTGTCACCCGGCACGATTTCAGCAACCAGCTTTCCGCCCTCCGCGGGTTCTTGGATCTCTCCAAGGCGCACGTGGGCGACTCCGGCCGGCTCGACGGGTACCTGAACCGGATGGACTCGATAGCAGGGACACTGGCAGAACAGCTCCGGTTCACCCGGGATTACGGGGAGGTGGGGCTGATGTCGCCAAAGTGGCTCAGCCTCAAAGAGATCTTTACCCATGTTGCAGCACAACTCCCGCTGGAGGATGTGGTACTTTCACTTCCGCAGAAGGACACCGAGATCTATGTCGATCCCCTCTTTTCCAAGGTCTCCTACAACCTTATCGAGGATTCGCTGCGGTATGGCGGGAGGCAGCTTTCCCGGATCTCGGTTACTACCGGGCCGGGCGATCATGGTACTTGTATCGTGTACGAGGACAACGGTGTCGGTGTCCCCGGGGAGGATAAGGAACGGATCTTCGAGATGGGCTTTGGGAAAAATACCGGTTTTGGCCTCTTTTTGTCCCGGGAGATCCTCGCCCTTAACGGCATCACGATCACAGAGACCGGCACGCCCGGGGAAGGAGCCCGGTTCGAGATCTTCGTGCCGGAGCGATCCTGCCGGGAACCGGCAGCCTGA